The Chryseobacterium sp. JV274 sequence TGTGAGGATTGATTTTAAATATAAATTGAAGCTCCATATTTTATCACTTTAATGTTATATTCAAATATTTAATCATTTGATTTCGTAGTATTATCACTCCTTCCCCGCAGACTTTCTAAAGGCATTCGGGGATATACCAAACTTATTCTTGAAAACAGTAGAGAAATAATTCGGGGAAGAAAAACCGGTTTTGTATGCAATTTCCGAAATTGTCAGTTCAGGATTTTGAAGCATAGATTTGGCCTGTTCAAGACGGAAATTGTTGATATAATCGCTAACGTTTACATCAAACATTGCTTTAATCTTTCTATACAACTGAATTCTGGAAATATTGAGCAGGTCTGCAAGATTCTCTACTGAAAAATCGGCATTATCGATATTGGTTTTGATGAGATTGTTCAGATTGTTCACAAATTTCTGTTCTATATTTCCAAACGATTTGCTATCCAAAATTCTGCCAATATTATTTGTATAATAATAACGTAGCTTTTCACGGTTGTAAAGCAGCGTATGTAGTGATTGTATCAGAATCGGGTAACTGAAAGGTTTCGTGAGATAAAGGTCAACGCCGGATTTCAAGCCTTGAAGATAAGATTCTTTATTATCAAGAGCTGTCAGAAGAATGACCGGAATATGTGATGTACGAAGATCATTTTTAAGAATTTCACAGATTTCAAAACCATTTTTGTCTGGAAGATTAACGTCACAGACGATAATATCAGGAATTTCATTCAGTGCCCTATCAATTGCATCATTCCCATCAGAAACCGTCACCTTAAACTCATTCTGAAGCTTTTTGCTTAAAAAGAAGGACAAATCCAAATTATCCTCCACCAAAAGAAGCGAGTAGCGTTCGCCCTGAGATTCCTCATGTTGGATATTAATCTCGTCTTCCAATCCATTTAAAATAGCATCGTTTGTCAGGCTTTCGGCATCTGCGAGACTAGGTTCTTTTACCATTTGGTCTTCGTTGAAATGCTTGTTTCCCTTATAAAGACTGATGATAAACTCCGTTCCCTGAAAAGAGTTCACTTCTATCTTCCCAAGATGGAGCTCAATGAACTGTCTGCTAAGATGAAGCCCAATTCCTGAACTGTTTTTTCTATTGTTGGAGCCTTTGAAATACGCTTCAAAAACATTGCTGATTTCTTTTTCAGGGATTCCGATTCCATTATCTTTGAAGCTGATCACCGCCTGATTTCCTTTTTCCTGAATCGTGATTTCAATCTTTCCATTATCTGGTGTAAATTTGAAAGCATTGGACAAAAGATTGAAATAGACTTTATCCATCAGGTTTCTGTCGATGTAAAGCTCAAGATTTTTATTCTGTGAATGAATTTCGAATTTGATATTTCTTTTCTTAGCTTCATTTTCAAAATCACGAAAAATTGAGTAAGTAAAATCATAAATATTCGTCTTGGAAACTCTTAGGTTAAAAGTTTGATTTTCTATTTTTCTAAAATCCAACAAGTTATCCACCAATCGTAATAATCTGTTGGAATTTTTATTGATCAGCTCCAGCTCATAGGATGGTTTTGTACCTTTGGTTTTGCCAAAATCCATTAAAGACTCCAATGAACTGAGAATAAGCGTAATGGGTGTTTTAAATTCGTGAGATATTCCCGTAAAGAAATTAACCCTCGCTTCATTGCTGTCTTTCAACTCATTGGCAATGGTTTCAATCTGATTTCTTTGAATAGTAATTCTCTCGTTGGTAAGTGTAAGCTGCTTATTTTTTATCTTTATTGCATAAATAAGGTAAATCGAATAGGCAACCAGGCAAAACATCAACACTAACAATATAATAGACCATCGGAATAATTCTTTTTGCGAAGAATATAGCTCGACTTGTTTTTTAACCGCCTGTACCTGATTTTCTATAACGCCTTGCTGTTCAATAATTTTATCAAACTGATTGCGCATAATTTCCGCATTCATCCGGTCAATGATCGTTGTGCTGAGTTTAATGCGTTTCGGAACAGCAACACCATTATAAATCTTAATCGCCGTCTCGATCGCTTCTGCTCCACCAGTCGGATACAATAAAGTGGCATTCAGTTTTCCATCCAAAACCATCTGGATTCCGCCGTCTTTTGTATTCAGGCCGTCAACGCCGATAAATTTGATTTGATTTTCCAAACCTGTATTTCGTGCAACCTGCCATGCATTGGTGGCAAGCTCATCATTAAAGGCAAAAACATACAGACTTTGATTTCCTAAGGAATCCAATGATTTCCTGAAAGCATCAGCCGGAAGACCTTTAAATGTTTTTATCAGATCTGTGTTGGGGCTATTTCTGATGATTTCCTGAAAGCCAAGACTTCTTTCTATGGTTGGGGAAGATTGGTCATCACCTCTTATTTCGATTACTTTTTTATAATTTTTGGAATCTGAAAGAATGTAATTGGCCGCTTCTTTCCCAATCTCCACGTTGTCTGCACCGATATAAGTCGTATATTTTTCTGAATTGATCTTTCTGTCGAGCAAAATAACCGGAATATTTTTAGTAGCTGCTTTTTCCACTACCGAAACCAGGGATTGCGGATCAATGGGTGAAATGATAATCACATCCACCTTACCATCAATCATTTTTTGGATATCCTGAACCTGCTTGCTGACAGAACTTTCTGCTTTCTGTATATTCAACTCTACTTCGGAATGAAGCGATGCCTGTATCTCCATAGAGTGGTTCATTGCCAATCTCCAGGGATGATTGCCCAATCCCTGCGAAAACCCGATAGTAATTTTATCTGAAGCTTTCTGCGGTTTTTTACAAGAAAAAAAAACAAGGAAAAACAGAAGGAATAATATCCTGTAGGCTTTAAGAAAACTGAAAAATTTTAATAATTTTATTGGTAACATATTAACACAATATTAATGAAGATGTTGCAGACAGGCAATTTTTAATGATAGTATTTTGTATTAAATCTGCTCTATTCATTATATGTAATAAAAGACTAATAAGATCAATTGAAGACTGGCTATACCAAGATTGCCTTTGTAAAATGCTTAAAGTTAAATTGTACTAAAATTAGTCTACAAAAAAAATTACTTGATAAAAATGAGCTTTACAATTTTTGTTTTAGTTGGCTTAAATGAAGCACGTATTTGAAGATACAGTTATCTTCCTCATAAATAATTTTTTATTGAATTTCTTTTAGACTAATTTCTCTAAAGTCTTTAAAAAAAATTTCAAAATTAAACGTGTAAATAAAATGACTTTATATTACAATTTACTGGTCTAATACTACTTTATCTTTTTAAAGATATCAGACATCGCTTCTTTGTCAATACTTTCCATATCTATTAATTTCAGGGATTTTACCATTTTCAAGGTTGATGATTTATACTTCAAAAAATGTGGCGTTTGCAAATGAAACTGATATGCTTCTTTGTCCGCATAGATTTCTACAATTCTTATCTGAGTTGGATTTTCCTTTTGATACATCGGAAAAATTGCAATCACACCTTTCTCCAGCTTTACTGATGCTGAAGCTTCTTCTTTCAGAATAGAATTATATTCTTCTAAAAATTCAGGGATAATTTCAATTTCGGAAATCCGAATCATCATGTCGTTTTCAATAATCGGAACAAGCGGTTTTCCAATGATTTTTCGAGCTGTATTTGCCTGAGTTTTATTAACGGTTTCTTGAACCAAATCAGCCAATTGAGCTAATTGATTTTCAGTAATTCCTGTGTTTTTTCCCATATTGATATGCGATTGCAACTGTCCTTCTACTCCATCCAAAGAAGCAAGAGCAGAAATCGTCACGATTTCTCTTTGCTTATAAGTCAGCACATCGCTCACAAAAATATCGGCAAAAAGATGTTCTTTTAAAAAAGCGTCAACCCGTGGAGCAAACTCACCAAAACCTGGTGCTGGTTTGGTTTGTGGCATTTTTGTAAGTTCTTCAAGGGTTTTTCTGCCTTGTTCATATTTGTCTTCAACATTATTTTCGACAATGATTTTCTTTCCTTCGATATCATTAATACCTTTTGATTTTCTTTCGTCTAAAACTGATTTAAAAGTATTAATAGCATTCAGACTTCTCGGAAAACCACAGTACGCATACAATTGAACCAAGACTTCTTTAATTTCATTAATCGTCAAACCAGAATCCAATCCGGCATTCAACTGAAGTTTTAGACTTCCAAGATTTCCAGTTGTCGTGAGTGAAGAAATCTTTACCAAACTTTGTTCTTTAGCATTCAAATTTTGATTGGTTTTATTTTCTTGTGCATTCATTTTTGTTATACTTAATGTGAGAATAAAAAGAATTATCCATTGTAGAAACTTGTTTTTGCTCATCATTGAAAATTATTTTTTGTTGGCTTCAGCAAATTCTTCATCGGAAACAGCTTCCAGCCAAACATTTTGATTGGTCTGCGGATTTCCATTCGTTGCTAAATGCGAAAACCAGTTGTCAGCATTGGCACCGTGCCAATGCTCAACATTCGGAGCAATTTCTACGATATCTCCGGGTTTTAAACGACGTGCGGGTTTTCCTCTTTCCTGATATAAACCTTCGCCACCTACAACAATCAAAAGCTGTCCGCCTGTGTGGCTGTGCCAATTGTTACGACAACCCGGTTCAAATGTGACATTAGAAAGAGGAACATTTAAATCTTTATTGCTTGTAAGTGGCGCCAAATAGGACTTGCCAATAAAATACTGCGCATAAGCCGTGTTTTCTTCACCTGTCGGAAAATCACTTATTTTAGGAATATCTGTACTCATTTCGTTTGATTTTATTTTGTTTGAATTTACTTTATTTTGTGCGATTACAGTTGGACTAAACGCTAAAAGAATGATGATTAAATATTTCATTGTTTTACATTTAATTTATGCAATTGTTTTGATGATTTTTGCAGGAACTCCTCCCACCACAACATTGTCCGGAACATCTTTAGAAACGACCGCTCCGGCTGCAACTACAGCATTTTCTCCAATCGTAACTCCCGGTAAAATGGTTGCATTGGCTCCAATCCAAGCATTTTTCTTGATTAAAATGGATTTTCCAATTAATCCTTTTCTATGTTGAGGTTCTAAAGGATGATTTTCCGTTATCAGGTTTACTTTCGGGCCGATTAAAACATCGTCTTCAATGGTAAGTCCTCCTAGAGTCAGAAAAGTACAGTCGAAATTGATGAATACATTTTTACCAATATTGAGATTCTTTCCATAATTGATGTAAATAGGTGTAAACACCACTACATTCTCCAATTCTTTGCCGATAATTTGACTTAATATTTTTAAAATCTCATCCGGTTCTGTAGAATTATTTAATTCAATCAATTGTTTCTTAACCTTATAAGAAGCTTCCAGCAATTTGTGAATTTCCGGATCGCCGGGCATTATTGTTTCACCATTTTTTAGTCTGGTAAAGATATCTTCGTTAAAACTCATTATTAAATATTTAAAGAAATAAAAAGGATGAATCCGCTTTTTAAAAAAGCAGATTCAGCTATTGCAATGTTCAATTATTTTAAATTGGTTCTGAAGAAATTATCCAGTTTTTCAAAAGGAATCACATCTACCTTGTCGTATAAGTCAACGTGAACCGCATTCGGAATAATCACCAATTCTTTCGGTTCCGCAGCCATTTTGTAAATGTCTTCTGAAAAATACCTTGAATGTGCATTTTCACCAGCAATTAAAAGAATAGGTCTCGGTGAAATTTCTTTGATGTAACTTAAAATGGGCATATTCATAAATGAAAGTGCGCTGGTCAATCTCCAACCTTTTGTTGAATTTACTGAACGCTCGTGAAAACCTCTTGGAGTTTTGTAATAATTAAAATAATCTTTTACAAATTGAGGCTCACTGCCAGTTAATTTTTCCGGAAGATGAGAAGATGGATATGCTTGTTCCCCGGTTTCTACATCTTTCCATCTTTGCAGATTCAGGTCTACGAGTGTTTTTGTTCGTTGCTCAAGTGTAACTACATCATTATATCCTTTAGAAATCACTCTTGTCATATCATACATACTCGTGGTCGCAACGGCTTTTATTCGCTTATCGATTGCAGTAGCATTCAGTGCCATTCCTCCAAATCCGCAAATTCCGATGATCCCGATCTTATTTCTGTCTACATTTTTCTGAAGTCCCAGGAAATCAACAGCTGCACTGAAATCTTCGGTATTGATGTCGGGTGAAGCTATATTTCTTGGTTCGCCACCACTTTCGCCTGTGTAAGAAGGGTCAAAAGCGATAACAGCAAAACCTCTTTCCGCCATTTGATTGGCATACAAACCTGAAGACTGCTCCTTCACCGCACCAAACGGTCCACTGATTGCCAACGCCGCCAGTTTTTCGTTTTCTGCATTTTTTGGAAGATATAAATCTCCGGAAAGTATGATTCCGTAACGGTTTTTAAAGGTAACTGCTTTTCGGGTAACTTTATCACTGAGTTGGAAAGTATAATGTTCGTTTTGTTCTGTTGCATTCATTTTTCCTGGATTTGATTTTTTATTCTGCGCAAATGCCTGTCCCATGAAAAGAAAGGACAGAGCCATCACTGTTGTTATTATTTTCATATCTGAATTTTGTTTTAAAAATTACTGATACAAAATTAGAAACAGCGTAGTTCTGACAGTTAATGATAATCAAACCAAAAATTAAGAAAATCAAACCTCAGTCAAACGAAATGCTTTTGGATTGGTTCCGGTTTGTTTTTTAAAGAAATTATTAAAATATGTCGGATAATCGAATCCCAATGCGAAAGCTATTTCTGAGATATTCCAGTCGGTGTGCTGCAGCAATGCTTTAGCTTCTGTGAGAATTCGTTCCGTAATATGAGTCGTTGTGGATTTTCCTGTAACTTCTTTCACAGCTCGATTGAGATAATTAACGTGAACATTCAAATTTTTTGCAAAATCCTGAGCTGATTTCAATTGCAGAGATTGGTCTGTAGTTTCGATGGGAAATTGTCTTTCCAACAGTTCCAGAAAAACGGACGATAATCTTGATGCTGCATTTTTGTTCTGGTCAAAATCTTCTGCAGGTTCTAATTTCAAAGATTCGTGGATAATTAAACTGATGTAATTGCGAATCAGCTCATCCTTGTAGACATAATCGCTTTTCTGCTCAGCAATCATTTTTTGAAAAATCGTATTGAGAAAGAGTCTCTGTTCTTCGGTAATTTTCAGAACGGGAGTTCCGCCAATTTTAAAGAAAGAAGATTGCTGGAGGCTTTCGGAACGTTCAGAATTCTTGAAAAATTCCTCAGAAAAAAGAATGGTATAGCCTTTATAAGTTGTTGAAATGGTTTCCCAGGAATACGGAATATGCGGATTTCCAAAAAAAAGCACCGTTCCTTCCTGCTCGAAACTTTTATCAGAATAATGAATTTTACTTTTCCCTGTCGTAAGGCAGATTTTATAAAATTCTTTTCTGCTGTAGACACGGGTTTCACTTCCATCCTGTTCAATCTGGAATGCACGGAAGCCTTTTAGTTTTAATTCAGTATTAAACTCCGAAACAACTCTTTTTAGCTTTTCTTTCATTTTTCAAAGTTAAGAAAATCAAACTAATCAGCTCTAAAATCATTACAGAAGTAAAACGTCAATAGAATTCTCTGTCGAAACAAAAAATTCTATCGCTTTAAAAAATCTTGAAAAGACTTAATACTTTACAATTTTGTATTATGAAATTGTTCTCGATTCAATCATTACGAAATACCCGATTCTTTCTTTAATCAGCCATTTCCCATTTTGGAAATTTTACAAATGTTTCACGCAGGAAATAAAACAATTCCTAGTCTAATTGCCAATGGCGAAGTGGTATGTGCAAGTGCTGTTTCAAGTGGACCTCTATTACTTTCCGAAAAAGAAAATCTTCCGAAAGAATTAACTGAAAACGAAATTTTTGAAATTATCAAAGCATTTGGTGATACCAGTAAGAAATTTTTCCCACGCGATCCGGAGACAAAATAAATGGTATCAATACCATTCATACTTTCTGCAAGCGTATCAGCATTGCTGAGCAGATCAATATAAACGTGCTCAATATGATCTGTATTATTTGCTGAATTTGGATCTCTTGAGCCTGCTAAAACTGATGCTGACGAGCTAATTTATTAACCAAGAGAGATCCTACTCGATCATTTGCGCCAATGACCAATACTTTCATAAGTTTAATTTTTAAATAATCTGTTAACGGGATATGCTCGGTGCCTGCCCATGAAATTGTTTATATACAAATTTATGTATTCTGTAAAGAGCACACTATCCTTTTTAGTTCAAATAAATTTACTAATTAGTCCACATCATATAATATATTGGAGAAAAGTGAATTACAATATTCCAGCTCTTTTCTCAGCTAATATTTTGGTCACCAACCAATATGTTATCAATCGTTAAGATATAAAATAATTATTCTAGCAAATCAAACTGATTTATAAGAGCCAATCTTCCGGAAATGTGTTTGAATAGCATCTTTTAAGTTTATACGTAAAGATAATATCTATATACTCCTTATTTTCAACCACATAACTCTAAGACATTTTCTATATCAGTAAAAAAAGAGTTTGGATAGCCCCAAATTTTATTTTGAACGACAGCTGTTCCATTCTTCACGATAATATTGAGTTCAATTTCAATTCTTAAAAACTTACAAATACCCTCTCAAAAATGAGAGGATATTGGCATTCTATTAGAGCATGATTTTAGTTCGGCTTGGAACTATGATTGTATATCAGTATCATTGATAATTAATCCCCATTTATTTTTCATATAATCATTTAGCGGTGTACTCCAAAAATAAGGAGGCGAGCAATACTCACTTATTTCTGGAAAGATCGTCTGAATCCGTTCTTCATAAATAGGATTTTCTTCAAATTTTTCTGATATCCCAAAATATTTTTCATTGATAAAACGTGTAAGCTCATCATCATTATGCAACCCTTTGTTCTTTAATTGATCCAGCTTTTTAAAAAATTCAATTACAACCTCTTTATATTGCTCATCATCAATAGTTGAAAGGGATTCAAAATTCAAATAGGTATCTATAATATGATTTACTTCTGTTATCTTACTGGTTTCCATAATGGTGCTGTAGCTTGTATTTGGGTTCTAAATTGTTGTAACATTATTCTTCCGACTGGTGTTATATTTGCATGATTGATCTTATCTACATTGATACCTAAGCCGGATCTGTACACATCTGTGGCTTTTATTCTAAATAGAGTTGTCTTAGGAGTAGCAAATTCTACAACCGGAACAACATTGCCATATCCTGGTGTTACTGACATTCCCATTCCTGAACTGCCATAAACATAATCCGTATCAGCTTTTATTTCACCAAAGATATTATTAGACATATCCTTATTTCTTATTCCTAAAGTGTTAAGAGAGTTACCCAATTCAGGAAGTCCTCCAACACTTCTCATATTTCTGTACAAATATAAGTTATTTAAGTCTTCAGGTTCGTCTGCCGGAGTATCAACCGCAGCATCTCCATGCAGTGTCCAGATTGCTACAGCTGAAGCAAGGATCGTTAATAATGAAAGTCCTGCTCCGGTTCCGGCTATAGTACCCGTACCTGTTCCGACTCCCGTATTTCCCCAGCCTACAGTAAGTGGAATTGCTGTTCCTAAAGATGAGCCCTGCGTAACGTATTTTGCCTCTCCATTAAAACCCAGATAGGTATGTCCCGTATTCTGCTCAGAACTGTTGGTAATGACAACATTATCTACAACGCTTCCGTCAGGGCGGAAATCTGTGAAACCTCGTTTTGTATATTCTTCATCTCCCTGCTGCATTCCAGGCAAAAAGACCCATGCTCCATTTCTATAGCCCCAGCCAGCCCCTTCTCTTCCGTCCGGATCAATAAAATTTACCGGATTATCAAAGGCATAATTGTAAGGGTTCAGCCTTGTCATTTTTTCAGCCAACGGATCCAGGACTCCCCATCTTCCAATCTCTGGCATGTACATTCTTGCTCCGTAGTCGTACATTCCGGATTCTTCCTGAAGTTCCTTGCCGTTATATTTGTATTGATATGAAGGATTTCCAACACCATCATTGTAACCACGGTGCTTTAATCCAAAAGGATAATAGTTGTTTTCTTCAATAACCTCTACTCCGCCTGTCCCATTGCTTGTATAGCTAAGCCTTACATTTCCTAAATGATCTGAATAATTGTAAACATATTTATTATTTTCGAAATTATAATATCCTTCAGCGGTAGGAATGAATTTTAAAACCGGAGGGAATATTTGTGTTGTATTCCCCTGCACTTCATACTGAAAACCATCCAGATAATCCGTCACTGTAGAGGACTCCGTAGTATTTTTACCTACTCCGTAAATATATTTTTTATTCAGCTTTACACCATCCGATCTATAAAGATACTGAGTTGTAACATTTTTTATAAGGTCTCCCAAAAACAAATCCTTTACAACGTAGGTCTGATCGAAAGTAAACTTATCTGCCAGATCGAGATGGTTGTAATTGATATCCACAATCCCTCTATCTTTCTGATCTGTCATATTTCCATTGAGATCGTATCCAATAGTATTTCCGGAACTGTCAGGATATCCGCTGTAATTACCAGAATTATCTTTGACAGAAATCAGCCTATTGCCCGTATAAGTGTACGTTAAATTATCTATAAGAAGCGGTTGATTATTGTATGATTTCTGATATCTGCCTAAACTTCTGATATTACCTCCAATATCATAGTCTGCCCATTCATTATAAAAATTATTTTCAATGACTGTAGCACCCGGAGTTGTAAAACGGCCAAATGCGAATCTGTTTAAAGTATCATAAGAAAAATCATATCTTCTTAAAACATTGTCACTTTGTGTTTTCCAGTCGATCTCAGAAATATTTCCGTTAAAGATTGCGTATGCTTCAGTATTTTCAGGATTCTGATATTTAATGGAATAACCAAATAATTTCCCATTTACAAGATTATCTGGGTCATTTATTTTTGTCATCCAGCCCCTGATATTATATTGATAATCTATTGTCTGAAGGGGATTAGAAAAACCTGCCCCTCCAACTTTTTTGCCTGACAGCTGGGAAATTTCGTTGTATGTATTTTGAGTCAGTATCTCTTCTGTATTATTATCTACCTTATGTTTATGTACAAGTAATCTGTTTTGCGAATCATATTCAAATGTTTCTTTTATAATCCTCTCCGTATCAGTATTCAGCCTTTTGTGTTTCACAATAGTTTGTTTTACTGCTCCTGAAAAGTCAAGTACAGATTCTGTAGAAGTATAGCCTCCTAAATGGTTGATAGAATAGGTTCCGATTTCCCTGCCTTTCACATCATAATAAGAATAATTCCTAGTCCAGTTATCGTTCTCAATATTTTTTATCAGTGTTAATAAACCAAGCCCTTTGGTATTATTAACATCAGTAATATTATCCGTAACCGCATTTGCTGGATGTGCCGGATTAAAACTATACGGCGGATAAGTATCGTAATAATTTACGCTGAGCAATTTAAAATTAACAGTTGGATAGGTAGTATTACCCGGATAATAGACCTCCATTCCTGCACTATTAAATCCTATAGAAGCCTGTCTTAATGTATTGTTGTTGGTGAAGGTATTGATTGTACTTTGTTCAAAAATTCTGCCCTGGCTTCCATAAGCCTGTGAACTTGTATA is a genomic window containing:
- a CDS encoding alpha/beta hydrolase, with the translated sequence MKIITTVMALSFLFMGQAFAQNKKSNPGKMNATEQNEHYTFQLSDKVTRKAVTFKNRYGIILSGDLYLPKNAENEKLAALAISGPFGAVKEQSSGLYANQMAERGFAVIAFDPSYTGESGGEPRNIASPDINTEDFSAAVDFLGLQKNVDRNKIGIIGICGFGGMALNATAIDKRIKAVATTSMYDMTRVISKGYNDVVTLEQRTKTLVDLNLQRWKDVETGEQAYPSSHLPEKLTGSEPQFVKDYFNYYKTPRGFHERSVNSTKGWRLTSALSFMNMPILSYIKEISPRPILLIAGENAHSRYFSEDIYKMAAEPKELVIIPNAVHVDLYDKVDVIPFEKLDNFFRTNLK
- a CDS encoding carboxymuconolactone decarboxylase family protein, which codes for MNAQENKTNQNLNAKEQSLVKISSLTTTGNLGSLKLQLNAGLDSGLTINEIKEVLVQLYAYCGFPRSLNAINTFKSVLDERKSKGINDIEGKKIIVENNVEDKYEQGRKTLEELTKMPQTKPAPGFGEFAPRVDAFLKEHLFADIFVSDVLTYKQREIVTISALASLDGVEGQLQSHINMGKNTGITENQLAQLADLVQETVNKTQANTARKIIGKPLVPIIENDMMIRISEIEIIPEFLEEYNSILKEEASASVKLEKGVIAIFPMYQKENPTQIRIVEIYADKEAYQFHLQTPHFLKYKSSTLKMVKSLKLIDMESIDKEAMSDIFKKIK
- a CDS encoding helix-turn-helix domain-containing protein; amino-acid sequence: MKEKLKRVVSEFNTELKLKGFRAFQIEQDGSETRVYSRKEFYKICLTTGKSKIHYSDKSFEQEGTVLFFGNPHIPYSWETISTTYKGYTILFSEEFFKNSERSESLQQSSFFKIGGTPVLKITEEQRLFLNTIFQKMIAEQKSDYVYKDELIRNYISLIIHESLKLEPAEDFDQNKNAASRLSSVFLELLERQFPIETTDQSLQLKSAQDFAKNLNVHVNYLNRAVKEVTGKSTTTHITERILTEAKALLQHTDWNISEIAFALGFDYPTYFNNFFKKQTGTNPKAFRLTEV
- a CDS encoding cupin domain-containing protein; amino-acid sequence: MKYLIIILLAFSPTVIAQNKVNSNKIKSNEMSTDIPKISDFPTGEENTAYAQYFIGKSYLAPLTSNKDLNVPLSNVTFEPGCRNNWHSHTGGQLLIVVGGEGLYQERGKPARRLKPGDIVEIAPNVEHWHGANADNWFSHLATNGNPQTNQNVWLEAVSDEEFAEANKK
- a CDS encoding substrate-binding domain-containing protein, encoding MLPIKLLKFFSFLKAYRILFLLFFLVFFSCKKPQKASDKITIGFSQGLGNHPWRLAMNHSMEIQASLHSEVELNIQKAESSVSKQVQDIQKMIDGKVDVIIISPIDPQSLVSVVEKAATKNIPVILLDRKINSEKYTTYIGADNVEIGKEAANYILSDSKNYKKVIEIRGDDQSSPTIERSLGFQEIIRNSPNTDLIKTFKGLPADAFRKSLDSLGNQSLYVFAFNDELATNAWQVARNTGLENQIKFIGVDGLNTKDGGIQMVLDGKLNATLLYPTGGAEAIETAIKIYNGVAVPKRIKLSTTIIDRMNAEIMRNQFDKIIEQQGVIENQVQAVKKQVELYSSQKELFRWSIILLVLMFCLVAYSIYLIYAIKIKNKQLTLTNERITIQRNQIETIANELKDSNEARVNFFTGISHEFKTPITLILSSLESLMDFGKTKGTKPSYELELINKNSNRLLRLVDNLLDFRKIENQTFNLRVSKTNIYDFTYSIFRDFENEAKKRNIKFEIHSQNKNLELYIDRNLMDKVYFNLLSNAFKFTPDNGKIEITIQEKGNQAVISFKDNGIGIPEKEISNVFEAYFKGSNNRKNSSGIGLHLSRQFIELHLGKIEVNSFQGTEFIISLYKGNKHFNEDQMVKEPSLADAESLTNDAILNGLEDEINIQHEESQGERYSLLLVEDNLDLSFFLSKKLQNEFKVTVSDGNDAIDRALNEIPDIIVCDVNLPDKNGFEICEILKNDLRTSHIPVILLTALDNKESYLQGLKSGVDLYLTKPFSYPILIQSLHTLLYNREKLRYYYTNNIGRILDSKSFGNIEQKFVNNLNNLIKTNIDNADFSVENLADLLNISRIQLYRKIKAMFDVNVSDYINNFRLEQAKSMLQNPELTISEIAYKTGFSSPNYFSTVFKNKFGISPNAFRKSAGKE
- a CDS encoding DUF6443 domain-containing protein — encoded protein: MKKTLILLCMLFLVSTLYAQIQTVPSSNENYIYTKNYLDYPASGDPKVSETVQYFDKFGRPKQLINVKATPQGKDLVTPISYDEFGRQVDSWLPSPMNTLNGAIQSGVNSNATNYYGDNFPFTHKNIEASPIERVLSNVQPGLAWQNHPVNFKYQANILDDHVARFVTTTTVTDNTTYSKVVWENEYAVNQLYKSIVTDEDGNKAVQFTNGYGNIILLRKISQDDENADTYYVYNEFNQLAYIIPPKAVMDFFNAYGTGSNVEVPEFILNDLCYQYHYDGVNRLVEKKLPGKGWQYMVYDKQNRLVLAQDANLGAAKQWMFTKYDQFSRIVYKGIYTSSQAYGSQGRIFEQSTINTFTNNNTLRQASIGFNSAGMEVYYPGNTTYPTVNFKLLSVNYYDTYPPYSFNPAHPANAVTDNITDVNNTKGLGLLTLIKNIENDNWTRNYSYYDVKGREIGTYSINHLGGYTSTESVLDFSGAVKQTIVKHKRLNTDTERIIKETFEYDSQNRLLVHKHKVDNNTEEILTQNTYNEISQLSGKKVGGAGFSNPLQTIDYQYNIRGWMTKINDPDNLVNGKLFGYSIKYQNPENTEAYAIFNGNISEIDWKTQSDNVLRRYDFSYDTLNRFAFGRFTTPGATVIENNFYNEWADYDIGGNIRSLGRYQKSYNNQPLLIDNLTYTYTGNRLISVKDNSGNYSGYPDSSGNTIGYDLNGNMTDQKDRGIVDINYNHLDLADKFTFDQTYVVKDLFLGDLIKNVTTQYLYRSDGVKLNKKYIYGVGKNTTESSTVTDYLDGFQYEVQGNTTQIFPPVLKFIPTAEGYYNFENNKYVYNYSDHLGNVRLSYTSNGTGGVEVIEENNYYPFGLKHRGYNDGVGNPSYQYKYNGKELQEESGMYDYGARMYMPEIGRWGVLDPLAEKMTRLNPYNYAFDNPVNFIDPDGREGAGWGYRNGAWVFLPGMQQGDEEYTKRGFTDFRPDGSVVDNVVITNSSEQNTGHTYLGFNGEAKYVTQGSSLGTAIPLTVGWGNTGVGTGTGTIAGTGAGLSLLTILASAVAIWTLHGDAAVDTPADEPEDLNNLYLYRNMRSVGGLPELGNSLNTLGIRNKDMSNNIFGEIKADTDYVYGSSGMGMSVTPGYGNVVPVVEFATPKTTLFRIKATDVYRSGLGINVDKINHANITPVGRIMLQQFRTQIQATAPLWKPVR
- a CDS encoding DapH/DapD/GlmU-related protein is translated as MSFNEDIFTRLKNGETIMPGDPEIHKLLEASYKVKKQLIELNNSTEPDEILKILSQIIGKELENVVVFTPIYINYGKNLNIGKNVFINFDCTFLTLGGLTIEDDVLIGPKVNLITENHPLEPQHRKGLIGKSILIKKNAWIGANATILPGVTIGENAVVAAGAVVSKDVPDNVVVGGVPAKIIKTIA